The following proteins come from a genomic window of Pirellula staleyi DSM 6068:
- a CDS encoding response regulator codes for MAKTILLCDDELHILRAAEFKFRRGGYDVLLASDGEEAWQLIRKQLPDILVTDCQMPRLSGLELAERVRNNSETNMLPVIMLSAKGFELSQQEISERYGIRLLLGKPFSPRDLYARVEAILAGDSPLASCCPTSAVSQWLLPHRF; via the coding sequence ATGGCTAAAACAATCCTGCTTTGCGACGATGAGTTGCATATCTTACGTGCGGCGGAATTCAAATTCCGACGTGGCGGATACGACGTACTCCTTGCCAGCGATGGCGAAGAAGCGTGGCAACTGATTCGAAAACAGCTTCCCGACATTTTGGTTACCGACTGTCAGATGCCGCGGCTTTCGGGACTCGAACTGGCCGAGCGCGTCAGAAACAATTCCGAAACGAACATGCTGCCGGTGATCATGCTCAGCGCGAAAGGCTTTGAGCTTTCGCAGCAAGAAATCAGCGAGCGTTATGGGATTCGCCTGCTCCTTGGAAAGCCGTTCTCGCCTCGTGATTTGTACGCTCGTGTCGAAGCAATCCTGGCGGGCGATTCGCCACTCGCTTCCTGCTGTCCCACTTCGGCTGTTTCGCAGTGGCTTCTTCCACATCGATTTTAG